Proteins encoded in a region of the Aminivibrio sp. genome:
- a CDS encoding RidA family protein — VTKDFRAFNEVYREFFNEPFPVRTTVGSDLLDILVEIDVIAELD, encoded by the coding sequence AGGTCACGAAAGATTTCAGGGCGTTCAACGAGGTCTACAGGGAGTTCTTCAATGAACCATTCCCCGTGAGGACGACGGTGGGAAGCGACCTCCTCGATATCCTGGTGGAGATCGACGTCATCGCCGAGCTGGACTGA